A single window of Neurospora crassa OR74A linkage group VII, whole genome shotgun sequence DNA harbors:
- a CDS encoding monooxygenase: MASHSSISPKDPVFSYSQFACIGSGFSGIALGATLQRWYGITDIRFFEKQSQLGGTWHINQYPGCACDIPSALYSLSFECNPNWTRVLPTYAELWEYINGVARKYDLLDKMTFGAAVERCVWIEDKGRWRMWIRQKQTGQVIVHECQFLYSAVGFFDQPRELEIPGAERFQGPMFHSARWRHDVDLTGKRVVVFGNGCTGSQIVPAIVDKTASLTQVVRSKHWVYPPIDEKVPFWLMFTLANVPGTMQLQRFLMFIKMEVEFIGFGDGKFAKAFRKKRQRQVEAYMRAMAPEKYHDLLIPDFEVGCKRRIFDSGYLKSLHNEHLRLTDEPVEEILPHGLKMKSGEIIEADVIVMANGFKTNEFFLDCDIVGLGEETIHEHWTSFGGAEAYNCESLSGFPNFFLLGGPNVATGHTSFLIAVENAINYSLRVIEPLLKGKGSVAEVKREAEEKYVQTLHRALQDTVFSTGCSSWYNRTVDGKKPWNASAYPWSQAHHWYSCLFPSWKDWRLSGQTGKNKIVRQSHTLTRLLTLTTFTLGMVYWSRKNPNTVLASLLAQPKTILPWLAGAAVQSGTEAFAVIRGVWR; the protein is encoded by the exons ATGGCATCCCACTCCTCAATCTCACCCAAAGACCCCGTCTTCTCCTACTCCCAATTCGCCTGTATCGGCAGCGGCTTTTCCGGCATCGCCCTCGGCGCCACCCTGCAGCGCTGGTACGGCATCACCGACATCCGCTTCTTCGAGAAGCAGTCCCAGCTCGGCGGCACCTGGCACATCAACCAGTATCCGGGCTGCGCATGCGACATACCCTCGGCGCTCTACTCGCTCTCGTTCGAGTGCAATCCCAACTGGACGCGCGTACTGCCCACCTACGCCGAGCTGTGGGAGTACATCAACGGCGTGGCGCGCAAATATGACTTGCTCGACAAGATGACGTTCGGCGCCGCGGTGGAGCGCTGCGTCTGGATCGAGGACAAGGGAAGGTGGAGGATGTGGATCAGGCAGAAACAGACGGGCCAGGTGATTGTGCATGAGTGCCAGTTTTTATATAGTGCTGTTGGATTCTTTGATCAGCCGCGGGAGTTGGAGATCCCAGGGGCGGAAAGATTCCAAGGACCCATGTTTCACTCGGCGAGATGGCGGCATGATGTCGATCTGACGGGGaaaagggtggtggtgttcggCAACGGGTGCACGGGGTCGCAGATCGTGCCGGCCATCGTGGACAAGACGGCGAGCTTGACGCAGGTGGTGCGGTCCAAGCATTGGGTGTATCCGCCCATTGACGAGAAGGTGCCGTTCTGGCTAATGTTCACGTTGGCCAACGTCCCCGGCACGATGCAGCTCCAACGATTCCTAATGTTCATCAAGATGGAGGTGGAATTCATTGGATTTGGGGACGGGAAATTTGCCAAGGCGTtccggaagaagaggcagaggcaggTGGAAGCCTACATGCGGGCGATGGCACCCGAGAAGTATCATGACCTGTTGATCCCGGACTTTGAGGTCGGCTgtaagaggaggatattcGACTCTGGGTACCTGAAGAGCCTGCACAACGAGCATCTGAGGTTGACAGATGAGCCGGTGGAGGAGATATTGCCGCATGGGCTGAAAATGAAGAGCGGTGAGATCATTGAAGCCGATGTCATCGTCATGGCCAATGGCTTCAAGACGAATGAGTTCTTCCTCGACTGCGATATTGTCGGTCTTGGGGAGGAGACCATCCATGAACATTGGACGTCGTTTGGCGGCGCTGAGGCGTACAACTGTGAAAGTCTCAGCGGATTTCCCAACTTTTTCCTGCTGGGAG GTCCAAACGTAGCAACAGGCCACACCTCGTTCCTCATCGCCGTCGAAAACGCCATCAACTACTCGCTGCGAGTCATCGAGCCGCTTCTTAAAGGCAAGGGAAGTGTGGCCGAAGTGAAGCGCGAAGCAGAAGAGAAGTACGTCCAAACGTTGCACCGCGCCCTACAGGACACCGTTTTCTCCACCGGATGCAGCAGCTGGTATAATCGTACCGTGGACGGCAAGAAACCGTGGAACGCTTCGGCCTACCCGTGGTCCCAAGCCCACCACTGGTACTCGTGTTTGTTCCCGTCGTGGAAGGATTGGAGGCTTAGT GGCCAAACGGGAAAGAACAAGATCGTCAGACAAAGTCACACTCTGACCCGACTGTTGACTCTAACGACCTTTACTTTGGGGATGGTATACTGGTCAAGGAAAAATCCTAACACGGTGCTGGCTTCTTTGCTCGCGCAACCGAAAACTATTTTGCCATGGCTAGCAGGAGCCGCGGTTCAGTCCGGCACTGAGGCCTTTGCGGTGATAAGGGGAGTTTGGAGGTAA